The following are from one region of the Anaerolineae bacterium genome:
- a CDS encoding radical SAM protein, producing MWQFRLRVPPGFLVKEFINYAWHDWPTVSHVLKLQLARETFNWRHPFGADGWGDTVQQISLRPTDLCNLRCCTCGQWGEKGYLREQPLKDLKQRELSLEIYKKLVDEVVEAGWSPIWYIWGGEPMLYPDLFDLMRYIAARHMPLTMVTNGVNVVKHIDEIIETCQGLWLSIDGPTAKIHNQQRPGVSPKDDNFSDVMAALKTISAEKKRQGSLYPFLGPITTISKYNVNHLADIYRLVSPYADVHTIYLAWWIDEPAAREHTADFERRFGFAPHSHWGWVGDWKDFDHSLIFDQFEEMWRLSKKHNRCPAIMFPNLISPEAVRQYYQDHTATFGYKQCFNIYSTIEVDSNGNVSLCRDYRDYVIGNIKTDPITKIWQSEAARQFRRSISEEGLMPVCRRCCGLMGY from the coding sequence ATGTGGCAATTTCGTTTGAGGGTTCCTCCAGGCTTTTTGGTTAAAGAATTTATTAACTATGCGTGGCATGATTGGCCTACGGTATCCCACGTTCTTAAGCTGCAATTGGCCCGAGAAACTTTTAACTGGCGGCATCCGTTTGGGGCAGATGGTTGGGGCGACACAGTGCAGCAGATCAGCCTGCGCCCGACCGATCTGTGCAATTTACGCTGTTGTACCTGCGGCCAGTGGGGCGAGAAGGGTTATCTGCGCGAACAACCGCTCAAAGATTTAAAGCAGCGCGAATTATCTCTTGAAATTTACAAAAAACTTGTGGACGAGGTCGTTGAGGCGGGCTGGTCGCCGATATGGTATATTTGGGGCGGCGAGCCAATGCTTTATCCCGACCTGTTTGACTTAATGCGCTATATCGCGGCTCGACACATGCCTCTCACCATGGTCACCAATGGGGTCAATGTGGTCAAGCATATTGATGAGATTATAGAAACTTGCCAGGGATTGTGGCTGAGTATTGACGGCCCCACCGCCAAAATTCATAACCAACAGCGGCCCGGCGTGTCGCCCAAAGATGACAATTTTAGCGACGTGATGGCCGCGCTCAAAACCATCAGCGCCGAAAAAAAACGGCAGGGCAGCCTTTATCCCTTTTTGGGGCCAATTACCACCATTAGCAAATACAACGTTAACCACCTGGCCGACATCTACCGGCTCGTTAGCCCCTACGCCGATGTCCACACCATTTACCTGGCCTGGTGGATAGATGAACCTGCCGCCCGGGAACACACGGCAGACTTTGAGCGTCGTTTTGGCTTTGCGCCCCATAGCCATTGGGGCTGGGTGGGCGACTGGAAAGATTTTGACCACAGCCTTATTTTTGACCAATTTGAAGAAATGTGGCGATTATCAAAAAAACACAATCGCTGCCCGGCCATTATGTTTCCCAACCTCATCTCGCCGGAGGCGGTGCGGCAATATTATCAAGACCACACGGCCACTTTTGGCTACAAACAGTGTTTCAATATTTATTCAACCATAGAAGTGGACAGCAACGGCAACGTTAGCCTGTGCCGTGACTACCGGGATTACGTGATCGGCAATATCAAAACTGACCCGATTACCAAGATTTGGCAAAGCGAGGCCGCTCGCCAATTCAGGCGTTCTATCAGCGAAGAAGGTTTAATGCCGGTCTGCCGTCGCTGCTGTGGGTTGATGGGATATTAG